The following proteins are co-located in the Castanea sativa cultivar Marrone di Chiusa Pesio chromosome 8, ASM4071231v1 genome:
- the LOC142607631 gene encoding peroxidase A2-like, giving the protein MFTFSVQVTILFTSLLFSSSIAQLNPTFYDTTCANVSSIVRGVVQQAAQNDERIGAKLIRLHFHDCFVDGCDGSILLDDADGIASEKNAAPNADSAAGFDVVDDIKTALENVCPGVVSCADILAISSQILVSMAGGPTWEVQLGRRDSKSANQAGANTSIPSPFESLSNITAKFTAVGLDSTDLVALSGAHTFGRAQCRVFSHRLYNFSSTGNPDPSLDTTYLGTLRQTCPDGGNGNAITNLDPSTPNGFDNNYFTNLQNNQGLLQTDQELFSTTGADTVDIVNRFANSQSEFFDNFAKSMIKMGNISPLTGNNGEIRLDCKRVN; this is encoded by the exons atgtTTACATTTTCAGTTCAAGTAACGATTCTCTTTACaagtttattgttttcaagttCTATTGCTCAACTGAACCCTACGTTTTACGATACCACGTGTGCAAATGTGTCGAGCATTGTACGTGGTGTAGTGCAGCAGGCTGCACAGAATGATGAACGAATTGGTGCCAAGCTCATCCGCCTTCACTTCCATGATTGCTTTGTTGAT GGGTGTGATGGCTCAATTTTGCTAGATGACGCAGATGGCATAGCGAGTGAGAAAAATGCAGCTCCTAATGCCGACTCAGCAGCTGGGTTTGATGTGGTCGATGATATTAAAACTGCATTAGAGAATGTTTGCCCAGGAGTAGTTTCATGTGCTGATATTTTAGCCATTTCCTCTCAGATATTGGTTTCTATG GCTGGAGGCCCAACATGGGAAGTTCAATTGGGAAGAAGAGATAGCAAGTCAGCCAACCAAGCAGGTGCTAATACTTCCATTCCAAGTCCTTTTGAAAGCCTTAGCAACATCACAGCCAAGTTTACTGCTGTGGGACTTGATTCCACTGATCTAGTTGCTTTATCTG GTGCACATACATTTGGGCGGGCACAATGTAGGGTTTTTAGTCACCGGCTTTACAACTTCAGCAGCACCGGAAATCCAGACCCCAGCCTAGACACAACATACTTGGGAACGCTTCGCCAAACATGTCCGGACGGTGGGAATGGCAATGCCATAACCAATCTTGATCCCTCTACTCCTAATGGCTTTGATAATAACTACTTCACAAACCTTCAAAACAACCAAGGCCTTCTCCAAACTGATCAGGAGTTGTTCTCAACTACTGGGGCTGACACAGTTGACATTGTAAACCGTTTTGCTAATAGTCAGAGTGAATTCTTTGACAATTTTGCTAAGTCAATGATTAAAATGGGAAATATAAGCCCCTTGACAGGAAATAATGGAGAGATAAGGCTTGATTGTAAGAGGGTCAACTGA